A stretch of the Agelaius phoeniceus isolate bAgePho1 chromosome 1, bAgePho1.hap1, whole genome shotgun sequence genome encodes the following:
- the MTDH gene encoding protein LYRIC isoform X2, translating to MAAGSWQEAAAGWAEEAAARVRDALSGGLGLLHAELGLELGLDPQALPTWLALAVPAALGFVLLGLLLAAACGGGLRKKPARSAAVRKGDEAVGAGLTAGGGQGKSAGPGPGQLNLKGDEQKKRNRKKLPEKAARPNGRSFLDVSEDEVIQTVHKDNIKQPVDTEKKNEKSKKKKKSKGDSKTVQDTSRLDGKEVDEGAWETKISNREKRQQRKRDKVLTDGGSGDSNLQGIENTVTVSIEQLMPTPSLPVGLRKNKGDSLLNAQINSSKPAKGESSIPQVSPGLSESHTVNGGSWNEKPVKISSQIGVGEEKWTSVPSTAAGKRKTETLAWGQDTGDANGNGKDWGVSLVGRPWKERSLFTPIAAWNVDARINTSEQNSTSFSSFGLTPGVSGSNSESVSQAGTSDFQWDLSHAQPPVDDEWSGLNGLSSADPSSDWNAPAEEWGNWVDEEKVASVPQREERSDTQKISDNEREKAEPILQSSTSGKSKKKKKKKKKQGEDANSPAQSEEAPSLAVSTEPSVIVSESNSDKIASQVPQMLQETDVSSPNIKQNSVPPPQTKSEESWESPKQVKKKKKARRET from the exons GAGGAGGCGGCGGCCCGGGTGCGGGACGCCTTGTCGggcgggctggggctgctgcatgCCGAACTGGGCCTCGAACTGGGCCTCGACCCGCAGGCGCTGCCCACCTGGCTCGCCCTGGCGGTCCCGGCCGCGCTGGGGTTCGTgttgctggggctgctgctggccgcGGCCTGCGGGGGCGGCCTCCGCAAGAAGCCGGCGCGGAGCGCGGCCGTGAGGAAGGGTGACGAGGCGGTCGGCGCGGGCCTGACGGCCGGCGGGGGCCAGGGCAAGTCGGCGGGCCCGGGCCCCGGGCAGCTGAACCTCAAAGGCGATGAGCAGAAGAAGCGAAACAGGAAGAAGCTGCCGGAGAAAGCGGCGCGG CCTAATGGAAGGTCTTTCCTTGATGTATCTGAAGATGAAGTAATACAAACTGTCCATAAAGACAATATAAAGCAGCCTGTGGACACagaaaagaagaatgaaaag tcaaagaaaaaaaagaaatcaaagggAGATTCCAAAACAGTTCAGGATACATCTCGTCTGGATGGAAAGGAAGTTGATGAAG GAGCCTGGGAAACAAAAATCAGTAACAGAGAGAAGCGTCAGCAGCGTAAACGAGACAAGGTGCTGACCGATGGTGGCTCAGGAGACTCAAATCTCCAGGGAATAGAAAACACGGTTACTGTATCCATTGAACAGCTGATGCCTACACCATCCCTTCCAGTTGGtctcagaaaaaataaag GTGATTCACTTTTGAATGCACAGATTAACAGTTCTAAACCTGCAAAAGGGGAGTCATCAATTCCACAAG TTTCTCCGGGATTGAGTGAAAGCCATACAGTAAATGGAGGAAGCTGGAATGAGAAGCCTGTAAAAATCTCCTCACAGATTGGTGTAGGGGAGGAGAAATGGACATCTGTTCCTTCAACTgcagctgggaagaggaagaCTGAGACATTGGCGTGGGGCCAAGACACTGGAGATGCTAATGGAAATGGAAAGGACTGGGGAGTAAGCctggtgggcaggccctggaaaGAGCGTTCTTTGTTCACTCCTATTG CTGCTTGGAATGTGGATGCAAGGATTAATACCTCTGAACAGAATTCTACTTCTTTCTCCTCATTTGGATTAACTCCTGGAGTTTCTG GTTCCAACAGTGAATCAGTTTCTCAGGCTGGTACTTCTGATTTTCAGTGGGATTTAAGTCATGCTCAACCCCCTGTTGATGACGAATGGTCCGGGTTAA ATGGACTTTCTTCAGCTGATCCAAGCTCTGATTGGAATGCACCAGCAGAAGAGTGGGGAAACTGGGTAGATGAAGAAAAAGTTGCTTCTGTTCCTCAGCGTGAAGAGAGATCTGATACTCAGAAG ATTTCAGataatgaaagagaaaaagcagagcCAATTCTTCAGAGTTCTACAAGTGGCAAatccaagaaaaagaagaagaaaaagaagaagcagGGTGAAGACGCTAACTCTCCTGCACAG TCTGAGGAGGCTCCTTCGCTTGCTGTTTCTACTGAGCCATCTGTAATTGTATCAGAGAGCAATTCTGACAAGATCGCTTCCCAAGTGCCACAGATGCTGCAAGAGACAGATGTTTCTAGTCCCAATATTAAGCAAAACAGTGTGCCTCCTCCACAGA caAAGTCTGAAGAAAGCTGGGAATCTCCCAAACAagttaaaaagaagaaaaaagcaagaagGGAAACATGA
- the MTDH gene encoding protein LYRIC isoform X1 → MAAGSWQEAAAGWAEEAAARVRDALSGGLGLLHAELGLELGLDPQALPTWLALAVPAALGFVLLGLLLAAACGGGLRKKPARSAAVRKGDEAVGAGLTAGGGQGKSAGPGPGQLNLKGDEQKKRNRKKLPEKAARPNGRSFLDVSEDEVIQTVHKDNIKQPVDTEKKNEKSKKKKKSKGDSKTVQDTSRLDGKEVDEGAWETKISNREKRQQRKRDKVLTDGGSGDSNLQGIENTVTVSIEQLMPTPSLPVGLRKNKGDSLLNAQINSSKPAKGESSIPQVSPGLSESHTVNGGSWNEKPVKISSQIGVGEEKWTSVPSTAAGKRKTETLAWGQDTGDANGNGKDWGVSLVGRPWKERSLFTPIAAWNVDARINTSEQNSTSFSSFGLTPGVSGSNSESVSQAGTSDFQWDLSHAQPPVDDEWSGLNGLSSADPSSDWNAPAEEWGNWVDEEKVASVPQREERSDTQKISDNEREKAEPILQSSTSGKSKKKKKKKKKQGEDANSPAQDAEELDREAGEQFQADTSKVQAQQERAFSLKTISTSEPAKSEEAPSLAVSTEPSVIVSESNSDKIASQVPQMLQETDVSSPNIKQNSVPPPQTKSEESWESPKQVKKKKKARRET, encoded by the exons GAGGAGGCGGCGGCCCGGGTGCGGGACGCCTTGTCGggcgggctggggctgctgcatgCCGAACTGGGCCTCGAACTGGGCCTCGACCCGCAGGCGCTGCCCACCTGGCTCGCCCTGGCGGTCCCGGCCGCGCTGGGGTTCGTgttgctggggctgctgctggccgcGGCCTGCGGGGGCGGCCTCCGCAAGAAGCCGGCGCGGAGCGCGGCCGTGAGGAAGGGTGACGAGGCGGTCGGCGCGGGCCTGACGGCCGGCGGGGGCCAGGGCAAGTCGGCGGGCCCGGGCCCCGGGCAGCTGAACCTCAAAGGCGATGAGCAGAAGAAGCGAAACAGGAAGAAGCTGCCGGAGAAAGCGGCGCGG CCTAATGGAAGGTCTTTCCTTGATGTATCTGAAGATGAAGTAATACAAACTGTCCATAAAGACAATATAAAGCAGCCTGTGGACACagaaaagaagaatgaaaag tcaaagaaaaaaaagaaatcaaagggAGATTCCAAAACAGTTCAGGATACATCTCGTCTGGATGGAAAGGAAGTTGATGAAG GAGCCTGGGAAACAAAAATCAGTAACAGAGAGAAGCGTCAGCAGCGTAAACGAGACAAGGTGCTGACCGATGGTGGCTCAGGAGACTCAAATCTCCAGGGAATAGAAAACACGGTTACTGTATCCATTGAACAGCTGATGCCTACACCATCCCTTCCAGTTGGtctcagaaaaaataaag GTGATTCACTTTTGAATGCACAGATTAACAGTTCTAAACCTGCAAAAGGGGAGTCATCAATTCCACAAG TTTCTCCGGGATTGAGTGAAAGCCATACAGTAAATGGAGGAAGCTGGAATGAGAAGCCTGTAAAAATCTCCTCACAGATTGGTGTAGGGGAGGAGAAATGGACATCTGTTCCTTCAACTgcagctgggaagaggaagaCTGAGACATTGGCGTGGGGCCAAGACACTGGAGATGCTAATGGAAATGGAAAGGACTGGGGAGTAAGCctggtgggcaggccctggaaaGAGCGTTCTTTGTTCACTCCTATTG CTGCTTGGAATGTGGATGCAAGGATTAATACCTCTGAACAGAATTCTACTTCTTTCTCCTCATTTGGATTAACTCCTGGAGTTTCTG GTTCCAACAGTGAATCAGTTTCTCAGGCTGGTACTTCTGATTTTCAGTGGGATTTAAGTCATGCTCAACCCCCTGTTGATGACGAATGGTCCGGGTTAA ATGGACTTTCTTCAGCTGATCCAAGCTCTGATTGGAATGCACCAGCAGAAGAGTGGGGAAACTGGGTAGATGAAGAAAAAGTTGCTTCTGTTCCTCAGCGTGAAGAGAGATCTGATACTCAGAAG ATTTCAGataatgaaagagaaaaagcagagcCAATTCTTCAGAGTTCTACAAGTGGCAAatccaagaaaaagaagaagaaaaagaagaagcagGGTGAAGACGCTAACTCTCCTGCACAG GATGCTGAAGAACTGGATAGAGAAGCTGGAGAGCAGTTTCAGGCGGATACCTCAAAAGTTCAAGCACAGCAGGAAAGAGCTTTTTCTTTGAAGACCATAAGTACTAGTGAACCAGCTAAG TCTGAGGAGGCTCCTTCGCTTGCTGTTTCTACTGAGCCATCTGTAATTGTATCAGAGAGCAATTCTGACAAGATCGCTTCCCAAGTGCCACAGATGCTGCAAGAGACAGATGTTTCTAGTCCCAATATTAAGCAAAACAGTGTGCCTCCTCCACAGA caAAGTCTGAAGAAAGCTGGGAATCTCCCAAACAagttaaaaagaagaaaaaagcaagaagGGAAACATGA